The following coding sequences are from one Gossypium hirsutum isolate 1008001.06 chromosome A12, Gossypium_hirsutum_v2.1, whole genome shotgun sequence window:
- the LOC121211219 gene encoding zinc finger CCCH domain-containing protein 63 isoform X2 — protein sequence MDLDGGAGNNKRVFNRHGTDSSKNQKVCFHWRAGKCTRFPCSFLHSEPSHPSGSAAAASSSSTANGSGAPKRFADDSRFSGSAQRRGPNFKNNHNNSWGRMGANNKVVRKTEKVCNYWVQGNCTFGDKCRFLHSWSLGEGFSMLNHLDGHQKLLSGIVLPAGMDKLFTGSKDETLRAWDANSGQCTGVINLGGEVGCMISEGLWLFVGIPNAVKAWNTQTNQEFSLSGPAGQVYAMIVGNGLLFAGTQEGILAWKFNAVTNSFEPAASLKGHTLPVVSLMVGANRLYSGSMDHSIKVWSLETLQCLQTLTEHTNVVMSLLCWDQFLLSCSLDQTIKVWVASENGNLEVTYTHNEEHGLLNLRGMHDLESKPVLLCACNDNYVRLYDLPSFSERGRIFAKQEIRAIEVGPSGLFFTGDGTGFKVWKWAEPVATT from the exons ATGGATTTAGATGGCGGCGCCGGCAATAATAAGCGTGTCTTCAACCGGCATGGAACAGACTCTTCTAAAAACCAGAAAGTTTGTTTCCATTGGCGGGCCGGTAAGTGTACCCGTTTTCCTTGCTCTTTCTTGCACAGCGAACCGTCTCATCCTTCGGGCTCCGCCGCCGCCGCCTCCTCCTCCTCCACCGCTAACGGATCGGGTGCTCCCAAACGCTTCGCTGATGATTCCAGATTCTCGGGTTCGGCTCAACGACGAGGCCCGAACttcaaaaataatcataataatagtTGGGGGAGAATGGGAGCTAATAATAAGGTGGTTAGAAAAACAGAGAAAGTATGTAATTATTGGGTGCAAGGGAACTGTACTTTCGGAGACAAGTGTAGGTTTTTACATTCATGGAGTTTAGGTGAAGGTTTTAGCATGTTGAATCACCTTGATGGGCACCAGAAA CTTCTCAGTGGAATTGTGTTGCCAGCAGGTATGGATAAGCTTTTTACAGGGAGTAAAGATGAGACGTTGAGGGCTTGGGATGCCAACTCTGGTCAG TGTACGGGTGTGATTAATCTTGGTGGTGAAGTGGGTTGCATGATCAGTGAAGGCCTTTGGTTGTTTGTTGGCATACCAAACGCTGTCAAG GCATGGAACACACAAACTAACCAAGAGTTCAGTCTTAGTGGACCTGCTGGGCAAGTTTATGCTATGATTGTCGGGAATGGTTTGCTCTTTGCTGGTACACAG GAAGGTATATTGGCTTGGAAATTTAATGCCGTCACCAATAGCTTTGAACCGGCAGCATCACTCAAAGGTCATACCCTTCCTGTTGTATCATTAATGGTTGGAGCTAACAGACTATATTCAGGTTCCATGGACCATTCTATAAAG GTCTGGAGTTTGGAAACTTTGCAATGTCTACAGACTCTAACAGAGCATACTAATGTTGTTATGTCCTTGCTTTGCTGGGATCAGTTTCTTCTATCTTGTTCATTGGACCAAACAATAAAA GTATGGGTGGCTTCTGAGAATGGAAACCTGGAAGTAACATACACTCACAACGAAGAACAT GGCCTGCTTAATCTTCGTGGGATGCACGACTTAGAATCCAAGCCAGTCTTGTTGTGTGCATGCAATGACAATTATGTCCGGCTTTATGATCTGCCGTC GTTCTCCGAGAGGGGTAGAATTTTTGCTAAGCAGGAGATTCGAGCCATCGAAGTAGGGCCTAGTGGCCTCTTTTTCACTGGCGACGGAACTGGTtttaaagtgtggaaatgggcGGAGCCAGTTGCTACAACTTGA
- the LOC121211220 gene encoding sorbitol dehydrogenase — protein sequence MGKGGKSHQEGEENMAAWLVGLNTLKIQPFKLPPLGPHDVRVRMKAVGICGSDVHFLKTLRLADFVVKEPMVIGHECAGIIEEIGSEVKNLVPGDRVALEPGIGCWRCDLCKEGRYNICPDMKFFATPPVHGSLARQVVHPADLCFKLPDNLSLEEGAMCEPLSVAVHACRRANIGPETNVLVMGAGPIGLVTLLAARAFGAPRIVVVDVDDYRLSVANNLGADGVVKVSTNMQDIPQEVERICEMMGAVGVHVTFDCAGFNKTMSTALSATRAGGRVCLVGLGHNEMTVPLTPAAAREVDIIGIFRYKNTWPLCIELLRSGKIDVKPLITHRFGFSQKEVEEAFETSARGGDAIKVMFNL from the exons ATGGGTAAAGGAGGGAAATCTCAtcaagaaggtgaagaaaacatggctgcTTGGCTTGTGGGTCTTAACACCCTCAAAATTCAACCTTTCAAGCTCCCTCCTCTTG GACCCCATGATGTAAGAGTTAGGATGAAAGCTGTTGGCATCTGTGGAAGTGATGTTCACTTTCTCAAG aCACTGAGGCTTGCAGATTTTGTGGTGAAAGAACCAATGGTGATAGGGCATGAGTGTGCTGGGATCATAGAGGAGATTGGAAGTGAAGTCAAGAATTTAGTGCCTGGTGACCGAGTGGCATTGGAACCAGGGATTGGTTGCTGGCGATGTGATCTTTGCAAGGAAGGTCGATACAATATATGCCCTGATATGAAGTTTTTCGCCACTCCACCGGTTCACGGTTCTCTTGCCCGTCAG GTAGTGCATCCTGCAGACCTGTGTTTCAAGCTGCCAGACAATCTAAGCTTGGAAGAAGGAGCTATGTGTGAGCCCTTAAGTGTAGCGGTTCACGCTTGTCGCCGAGCTAATATCGGTCCAGAAACCAATGTGTTGGTCATGGGAGCAGGACCAATAGGTCTCGTTACACTTCTGGCAGCTCGTGCTTTCGGGGCACCTAGAATTGTCGTTGTAGACGTGGACGACTATCGACTATCTGTTGCTAATAACCTCGGTGCCGATGGAGTTGTTAAAGTCTCAACAAATATGCAG GACATACCCCAAGAAGTTGAAAGAATATGTGAAATGATGGGAGCAGTAGGAGTGCATGTAACCTTTGACTGTGCAGGCTTTAACAAAACAATGTCGACTGCTTTGAGTGCCACTCGAGCCGGTGGCAGGGTTTGCCTTGTTGGATTAGGCCATAACGAGATGACCGTCCCACTTACACCAGCTGCTGCTAG GGAGGTTGATATTATTGGGATATTCCGGTATAAGAACACTTGGCCTTTGTGCATTGAGCTTCTAAGAAGTGGTAAGATTGATGTGAAGCCATTGATAACTCACAGGTTCGGGTTTTCCCAGAAAGAGGTTGAAGAAGCTTTTGAAACTAGTGCTCGCGGTGGCGATGCCATTAAGGTCATGTTCAACCTGTGA
- the LOC121211219 gene encoding zinc finger CCCH domain-containing protein 48 isoform X1 has protein sequence MDLDGGAGNNKRVFNRHGTDSSKNQKVCFHWRAGKCTRFPCSFLHSEPSHPSGSAAAASSSSTANGSGAPKRFADDSRFSGSAQRRGPNFKNNHNNSWGRMGANNKVVRKTEKVCNYWVQGNCTFGDKCRFLHSWSLGEGFSMLNHLDGHQKLLSGIVLPAGMDKLFTGSKDETLRAWDANSGQCTGVINLGGEVGCMISEGLWLFVGIPNAVKAWNTQTNQEFSLSGPAGQVYAMIVGNGLLFAGTQGQSPSIIGFLQEGILAWKFNAVTNSFEPAASLKGHTLPVVSLMVGANRLYSGSMDHSIKVWSLETLQCLQTLTEHTNVVMSLLCWDQFLLSCSLDQTIKVWVASENGNLEVTYTHNEEHGLLNLRGMHDLESKPVLLCACNDNYVRLYDLPSFSERGRIFAKQEIRAIEVGPSGLFFTGDGTGFKVWKWAEPVATT, from the exons ATGGATTTAGATGGCGGCGCCGGCAATAATAAGCGTGTCTTCAACCGGCATGGAACAGACTCTTCTAAAAACCAGAAAGTTTGTTTCCATTGGCGGGCCGGTAAGTGTACCCGTTTTCCTTGCTCTTTCTTGCACAGCGAACCGTCTCATCCTTCGGGCTCCGCCGCCGCCGCCTCCTCCTCCTCCACCGCTAACGGATCGGGTGCTCCCAAACGCTTCGCTGATGATTCCAGATTCTCGGGTTCGGCTCAACGACGAGGCCCGAACttcaaaaataatcataataatagtTGGGGGAGAATGGGAGCTAATAATAAGGTGGTTAGAAAAACAGAGAAAGTATGTAATTATTGGGTGCAAGGGAACTGTACTTTCGGAGACAAGTGTAGGTTTTTACATTCATGGAGTTTAGGTGAAGGTTTTAGCATGTTGAATCACCTTGATGGGCACCAGAAA CTTCTCAGTGGAATTGTGTTGCCAGCAGGTATGGATAAGCTTTTTACAGGGAGTAAAGATGAGACGTTGAGGGCTTGGGATGCCAACTCTGGTCAG TGTACGGGTGTGATTAATCTTGGTGGTGAAGTGGGTTGCATGATCAGTGAAGGCCTTTGGTTGTTTGTTGGCATACCAAACGCTGTCAAG GCATGGAACACACAAACTAACCAAGAGTTCAGTCTTAGTGGACCTGCTGGGCAAGTTTATGCTATGATTGTCGGGAATGGTTTGCTCTTTGCTGGTACACAG GGTCAGTCACCTTCAATCATCGGTTTTCTGCAGGAAGGTATATTGGCTTGGAAATTTAATGCCGTCACCAATAGCTTTGAACCGGCAGCATCACTCAAAGGTCATACCCTTCCTGTTGTATCATTAATGGTTGGAGCTAACAGACTATATTCAGGTTCCATGGACCATTCTATAAAG GTCTGGAGTTTGGAAACTTTGCAATGTCTACAGACTCTAACAGAGCATACTAATGTTGTTATGTCCTTGCTTTGCTGGGATCAGTTTCTTCTATCTTGTTCATTGGACCAAACAATAAAA GTATGGGTGGCTTCTGAGAATGGAAACCTGGAAGTAACATACACTCACAACGAAGAACAT GGCCTGCTTAATCTTCGTGGGATGCACGACTTAGAATCCAAGCCAGTCTTGTTGTGTGCATGCAATGACAATTATGTCCGGCTTTATGATCTGCCGTC GTTCTCCGAGAGGGGTAGAATTTTTGCTAAGCAGGAGATTCGAGCCATCGAAGTAGGGCCTAGTGGCCTCTTTTTCACTGGCGACGGAACTGGTtttaaagtgtggaaatgggcGGAGCCAGTTGCTACAACTTGA
- the LOC121211223 gene encoding sorbitol dehydrogenase isoform X2, producing the protein MSKGGKSDQEEGEENMAAWLLGLNTLKIQPFKLPPLGPHDVRVGMKAVGICGSDVHFSKALRLADYVVKEPMVIGHECAGIIEETGSEVKDLVPGDRVALEPGISCWRCDLCKEGRYNLCPDMKFFGLPPFHGSLARQIVHPAYLCFKLPDNVSLEEGALCEPLSVAVHACRRGNISPETNVLVMGAGPIGLVTLLAARAFGAPRIVNVDVDGNRLSVAKELGADGVVQVSTNMQDIPKEVETICNVMGAKVDVSFDCAGLSKTMSTALSVTRAGGKVCLVGLGHNEMTVPLTPAAAREVDVIGVFRYKNTWPLCIELLRSGKIDVKPLITHRFGFSQKEIEEAFETSAGGGNAIKVMFNL; encoded by the exons ATGAGTAAAGGAGGGAAATCTGATcaagaagaaggtgaagaaaacatggctgcTTGGCTTTTAGGTCTCAACACCCtcaaaattcaaccattcaagCTCCCTCCTCTTG gACCCCATGATGTGAGAGTTGGGATGAAAGCTGTTGGTATCTGTGGAAGTGATGTTCATTTTTCAA AGGCATTGAGGCTTGCGGATTATGTGGTGAAAGAACCAATGGTGATAGGGCATGAGTGTGCTGGGATCATAGAGGAAACTGGAAGTGAAGTGAAGGATTTAGTGCCTGGTGACCGAGTGGCATTGGAACCAGGGATTTCTTGCTGGCGATGTGATCTTTGTAAGGAAGGTCGATACAATTTATGCCCTGATATGAAGTTTTTTGGCCTTCCACCATTTCATGGTTCTCTTGCTCGTCAG ATAGTGCATCCTGCATATCTGTGTTTCAAACTGCCAGACAATGTGAGCTTGGAAGAAGGGGCTTTGTGTGAGCCCTTAAGTGTAGCGGTTCATGCTTGTCGCCGAGGTAATATCAGTCCCGAGACCAACGTGTTGGTCATGGGAGCAGGACCTATAGGTCTCGTTACACTACTAGCAGCTCGTGCTTTTGGAGCACCAAGAATCGTCAACGTAGACGTGGACGGCAATCGACTATCAGTCGCTAAAGAACTAGGTGCTGATGGAGTTGTTCAAGTCTCAACTAATATGCAG GACATACCCAAAGAAGTTGAAACAATATGTAATGTGATGGGAGCAAAAGTGGATGTAAGCTTTGACTGTGCAGGCCTTAGCAAAACCATGTCGACTGCACTGAGTGTAACTCGAGCTGGTGGCAAGGTTTGCCTTGTGGGATTAGGCCATAACGAGATGACTGTCCCACTCACACCTGCTGCCGCTAG GGAAGTTGATGTTATTGGGGTATTTCGGTATAAGAACACCTGGCCTTTATGCATTGAGCTTCTAAGAAGTGGTAAGATCGATGTGAAGCCATTGATAACCCACAGGTTTGGGTTTTCTCAGAAAGAGATTGAAGAAGCTTTTGAAACCAGTGCTGGTGGTGGCAATGCCATTAAGGTCATGTTCAATCTGTGA
- the LOC121211225 gene encoding uncharacterized protein, with the protein MVSSSSSSSSKTMKKKPTGLVDTASWYCSVTLLALILIGSIRANSVSDEPVRGSQLRNRPCDEIYVVGEGETLHSISDKCGDPFIVERNPHIHDPDDVFPGLVIKIIASTDRKL; encoded by the coding sequence atggtttcctcttcttcttcttcctcgagCAAAACCATGAAGAAAAAACCTACGGGGCTAGTCGATACGGCGTCGTGGTACTGTTCCGTAACCTTATTGGCCTTAATATTGATAGGGTCAATCAGGGCAAACTCCGTATCAGATGAACCAGTGAGAGGTAGCCAGCTCCGGAACCGACCCTGCGATGAAATCTATGTCGTTGGCGAAGGTGAAACCCTTCACTCCATCAGCGACAAGTGTGGCGATCCGTTTATCGTCGAGCGGAACCCGCATATCCATGACCCTGACGATGTTTTCCCCGGCCTTGTTATCAAGATCATCGCTTCAACTGATAGGAAATTATAG
- the LOC107947280 gene encoding ycf20-like protein, with protein sequence MNKPQTALMSFISVSFKFGLSPQTRLPCRKSFISRSSPGFLNIRAVQENGGPRRLVDIIRLVPDISRNYFRSPSRRALFGGISLLGGFYVAQTISLSFGALGVNDVIAAVICVLLTEYVTRFYYSRPKVTFPIALLNNFKMGFTYGLFIDAFKLAS encoded by the coding sequence ATGAATAAACCACAAACAGCACTTATGAGTTTCATTTCTGTAAGCTTCAAATTCGGTTTGAGTCCTCAAACTAGACTTCCATGTAGAAAGTCTTTTATTTCACGATCATCACCCGGGTTTCTTAACATCCGAGCCGTGCAAGAGAATGGGGGTCCTCGAAGATTGGTTGACATCATAAGGCTTGTACCAGATATTTCTAGGAACTACTTTCGAAGTCCTTCTCGAAGGGCACTTTTTGGTGGAATCTCCTTGTTGGGAGGTTTTTATGTTGCACAAACAATCTCTTTGTCCTTTGGAGCTTTAGGAGTAAACGATGTGATCGCAGCGGTAATATGCGTGCTACTGACGGAGTATGTAACAAGGTTTTATTACAGCCGTCCAAAGGTAACATTCCCCATTGCTCTTCTCAACAATTTCAAGATGGGTTTCACCTATGGACTTTTCATTGATGCTTTTAAGCTTGCCAGTTGA
- the LOC121211223 gene encoding sorbitol dehydrogenase isoform X1, which produces MVIGHECAGIIEETGSEVKDLVPGDRVALEPGISCWRCDLCKEGRYNLCPDMKFFGLPPFHGSLARQIVHPAYLCFKLPDNVSLEEGALCEPLSVAVHACRRGNISPETNVLVMGAGPIGLVTLLAARAFGAPRIVNVDVDGNRLSVAKELGADGVVQVSTNMQDIPKEVETICNVMGAKVDVSFDCAGLSKTMSTALSVTRAGGKVCLVGLGHNEMTVPLTPAAAREVDVIGVFRYKNTWPLCIELLRSGKIDVKPLITHRFGFSQKEIEEAFETSAGGGNAIKVMFNL; this is translated from the exons ATGGTGATAGGGCATGAGTGTGCTGGGATCATAGAGGAAACTGGAAGTGAAGTGAAGGATTTAGTGCCTGGTGACCGAGTGGCATTGGAACCAGGGATTTCTTGCTGGCGATGTGATCTTTGTAAGGAAGGTCGATACAATTTATGCCCTGATATGAAGTTTTTTGGCCTTCCACCATTTCATGGTTCTCTTGCTCGTCAG ATAGTGCATCCTGCATATCTGTGTTTCAAACTGCCAGACAATGTGAGCTTGGAAGAAGGGGCTTTGTGTGAGCCCTTAAGTGTAGCGGTTCATGCTTGTCGCCGAGGTAATATCAGTCCCGAGACCAACGTGTTGGTCATGGGAGCAGGACCTATAGGTCTCGTTACACTACTAGCAGCTCGTGCTTTTGGAGCACCAAGAATCGTCAACGTAGACGTGGACGGCAATCGACTATCAGTCGCTAAAGAACTAGGTGCTGATGGAGTTGTTCAAGTCTCAACTAATATGCAG GACATACCCAAAGAAGTTGAAACAATATGTAATGTGATGGGAGCAAAAGTGGATGTAAGCTTTGACTGTGCAGGCCTTAGCAAAACCATGTCGACTGCACTGAGTGTAACTCGAGCTGGTGGCAAGGTTTGCCTTGTGGGATTAGGCCATAACGAGATGACTGTCCCACTCACACCTGCTGCCGCTAG GGAAGTTGATGTTATTGGGGTATTTCGGTATAAGAACACCTGGCCTTTATGCATTGAGCTTCTAAGAAGTGGTAAGATCGATGTGAAGCCATTGATAACCCACAGGTTTGGGTTTTCTCAGAAAGAGATTGAAGAAGCTTTTGAAACCAGTGCTGGTGGTGGCAATGCCATTAAGGTCATGTTCAATCTGTGA